GTATAATTTATCTCTAAGGTTGTCTCCAATTCTAAGCCTGATTCAAAATTGGAGAAAAACAGTGGAGCAAACACCAAAATTCTGGAGTCCCTCACCCTctccacctaaaaaaaaaaaaaaaaaaaaaaaaaaaatccccgcTCTCTTTTTCACTCTCCATTTTTGGGATGACCTAGTTCTTCTGCAAGGAGAAGAAGTGGCCACTGGGGTGTGCCGGTGGGAGCAAAGGTACTACTCTTGATTTAAGATAAAGCAATGCCCGACCCAGCTGGCCTCCAATCATTTCATAACTTCTGGCGGACTCTGAATCTCGGTCCCCGGCCCGGAGCAAACAAGCCGCCGCAAGCCGACTGGCCAGGCAGAAAGATTGACAAAGAGGACCAGGCCCCGCGGCAATACTTCCCAAGCAGGGAAACGCAGGGGCGCGCCGGCCTGCAGTCTCCGGTTTATTCTCTGTGACTGGGACACAGCTGGCTTTGAATAAGGACATTAAGTATACAGCACCATAGTTCGGTCTCAGGCCCAGCCTCTGGTCGGTGGCACTCGGCCATTCGTCTCCGCCAGCCAGGCCCTCGCCCTGGTTCCTCGATAAAAGGGATGCCCACCAGCTCGCAGTCACACCTGTTGGGTGTTTCTCCACTCGGAGCCTCCGCCCCAGCAAACGCCTCCGGCCCGGGCGGGGAGCCGGTGCGGAGCGTGGTACGCGGTCGGAGAGGCAGGGCCGGGCCTTCCCCAGCGGACCCCCGCGGGACTCAGCGCGGAGGGCTGGGGCGTGGAGGGGGGACTGCGAAGGCGGGAGAGGTCGACACGGGCTGAGAGGGGCATGGGGAGGGCCGGGGGAAGGGGCGTCGCTGCTCGCGTTACGCTTCTAGAGCCTGCAGCAGAGGTGGCGGGGCTGCGCCGCGGAGGAGATGGGGTTTGCACCAGCCTCTGCATTTCTCCCCTCGGCCCCGGCGCCACTGCACCTCGCCGGGCCTCGGCGCCCGATAGGCCGCGCAGGGTGAGCGCGGGCGCTGGCCGGCGGCACCTCGCCCGGGACTGGAGACGAGGGCGCGGCGGGGCCGCGGCGGGGGGACTCCGCGAGCCGGGCGGCCCGCGCATCCCCCAATCGCAGCAGCTCCGGCCGCCGCCCGGCTGCGGCCGGGACGGAGCTCCCCGCGCGCCCCCCGGGGGCCGGCAGCGTCCGGGAGGCGGCGCGGGGCTCGGCCTCTCGGCCCCGCAGCTCCGCGCAcccggcagcggcggcggcagcggtggCGCGGGCTCGGGCGCCCCGGCAGCCTCCGAGTCGATGGCCGGCAGGGACGCGGACGACGAGGGTCCCACGCGGAGGGGCGGCGCGGCGAGGCTTTCGGGGGCCCCCGGCGGGCGGGGAGGCGAGGCAGCCGTCAGCCGCCCCGAGCCGCTGTCCACTGCTGAAGCGCCGGCCGAGGGCGCCGCGCTGCCCGCCTGGATGCGCCTCTACTTCTACGGGATGCACGGGATCACCCTGGACGTGCTCTTGTCTGCGGCGCGGCGCTTCGTTCGCAGCCCCGACCTCCGGATGCTGGGCTTCTCCTCGCCCTACCACTGCCTCCTGCACTCGCTCACCCACTTTGCCCTGGAGAAGGTCTACCTGCAGCAGCGGCGCTGCCCCAGCGCCTTCGTCTTCAATTTCCTCCTCTACCCCTCGGCCCACGTGGGGCTGCAGACCCTGGCGGGCGCGTTGCTCAGCCAGGGCGGCGGGCCGGGGGGCGCAGCGGCGCCGGGGGCGCTGGACCTGGCGCTGCAGTACGTGCTGGCGCTCTACCACTGCCAAGTGTTCCTGAAGCGCTTCCTGCGCTTACGGTACCAGccgcggcagcagcagcagcaacagctgcTGCGGGGCGCGCCCCCCGCCCCTGCAGGCGCCCGGGTCCCTGCGGCAGCCGGCGGCCGGCGGCGGAGACCTCGCGGCCCCAGGGGCGCCGGGGGAGCCCCCAGCCAGGGGCTGCCGGACCTGCTCCGCTTTCTTTTCTTCGGAATGCACGGCTTTTTGGATGAGATTTTCTTCACATTCTTCTTTAACCTGCTGGGCCAGGGGGACGGGACAAGCAGCGGCCACACGTCTCTCTGGTCCTTCTTTATGTACGGCAGCTGCAGTTTCGTGGTGGAAAAGCTCTACTTCCACCTCCACTACAGTCGGGGCTGGGGCACCTGGAAGCGAGTGCCCTTCTACGTGATCTTCATCTACGCGTGGGAGTTGTCCTGGGGTCTGGGACTCCGCACTTGGGGCGCTTGTTCCTGGGACTATTCTCACTATCCGCTCAATTTCATGGGCCTTATCACCCTGATGTATTTACCTGGTTGGATATTCCTTAGTGTGTACCAGGACCTACTTTCCAACGTGTTGTGGCAGGTGCAGTACGTACCAACTaactaagaccaaaaaaaaaaaaaaaaaaacagtcactGGATTTCCATGAAtgaatgtgatttatttttacaCACTTAAAACGCGGTGAggttttcttggttttgtttttgttttttagccttttaatttttatacattttactaAACTTTTTCAACCTGTTTTATTCgatattttagtttttctatttGGAATTTCTGCATAATACTACAATACTTTGAAATATTGCTGGAAACATAACTCAAAGTACTTAACTCgtcaatattttaaaaccctCACTAGCCCAAACAGCAAAACCATCATACCTTAACATCGAAAAGCTGTAGTATTCACTTATTTGGGTGGGGGCATAgccactgatttttctttttctttttttttttttaagtgaggaaGTTCTTCAACTCAGAGACCAGTGATTTTTACAAGATTTGGTGAAATTTTCTGATTTAATgatttgtttactttctttttaatccaGTGTCATTTTAATTCCTTGCCATATTTACCAATGACTGCTGAAAACCAGTCTTGTACTCCTGAGACTACAGTTAATAGCTCTTAAAGTGCCTCTGTCTAGCACACAAATGAAAAGAGACTGACAAATTTGAAAACACATGCTATGGATCCATTTTTAGATAAGAAATCTTTTCTAGCAACTCAGACAGGTAACACTGTGTTAAGATATTTGATCTCCATCCTGGGAATGATTGCTTTCCTATGTGGGTTAGCCTTAAATGCCAAGTGTGTTAACTTTAATCAGATCCTGTGTCATCTTTGGCTGTAAATTTTTGTCCCTGTGCAATAATGTAACATGTTTACTTTACGTGTACAAGGGCCAAGCAAAATTATACCACCCTCAGTAGGGTTCTAACCATAAAGACTCTTTCCTACATGGGGCTTCAAGAGTGAAACAGTTCCATGGAATAAAATGAACCGGAATATTCACCTTAATTACATTAGCCCTAATTGTTTTTGGAGAATACAGATATGTGTTTTCAGCCTATTTCTGCCATGGCTCAGTtgtaaacatttttctgtttcctttgggGCCCATACAGATTTCTTGGGCCAAGTCCGATGTAGTAATGTGCATTATAAATCAATGATAGCTTTTTGGTGACTCATTATTAATGTCTGGAAGCTTGGAAGAATGGAAGTTAAAAGAGATGATGTAAACCATTTTAAGAAATCATATCTAATCAattaataatatactttaaatttatttgctgtgttttcattatatttagaAAAGTCAAGTAGAACTGAGTATGGCTCATCCAAGGATGACTAATACCTTCTAAGTTTTCATTacaaagaaaattaggaaaactTATGGTGTGCATAAATGAACATATATTCCTATTCAAATTATTAGTTTGCCTATGCTATAAAAAGGGACTTCTGTCTGTTTTCAAAAACATGTTTGCTATGACAGTAAAAATGAACATGCATTTAGATTTAAGTCAGGCATAGCTCTAAGGATGTTAGATTATTTTAATCTACAGTCCGAGGTCGTGAGGTAAACTATAAGTAATGCTataggataaaccccacctgtGAAATAAATCCTGTCACACTGATAGTGTTAGCCAGTCAAAGGTTGAGTAGAAAGCTGAAGTAAGCTAAATGTTTGCAGAGAGTAAAAGTATCACTTTGTGAAAAAGGCTTCTGAAAACCTGGGGAGAGAAAAAGTATAAGTATAGACACTAAAGTTAGATGCTGGACAAAATATTTGCGATTCAAATGTGTCACATGTGCATGAATCAGAGTTGAGTGCGGCACCTCTCCACACCACACGTTCCTGTGAAGCCTTAAGCAAATCCGTGGCTTCTGGAATACTTGCTAAATGTACGTATTCACACTGCTGTCATTCACATGCTCCTCCTCAACCCTGCTTAATCTGCTTACCAGCATTCTTGGGGTCAGAAATCCATCAGGAAGTAGGAAAGCCtgctattttgtttgttttgcttttcctgttAATCCTATTTAAAGGAAAGGTCaagatttttcattcattcaagaaatagttATTGTGAACCTGCTGTTTGTCAGGCACTTGTCTGGACCCTGTGGAGACAGCAGTGACCCAACATAGACAAAATCTCTGTCCTGATatagagctcacagtctagtgttTTGATTTATATGTGATTATACTTATTTGCAAGGCTACTGTTTCAGTAATAGGCAACGAGAGAGGCAGATGTTGTAAGGGCTCTCATCAGGCCTCTCCCTCAATCCATCCGCTATAAAACAAAAGCCCATTAACAGTCCCCCTGCTAGTTCTACAAAGAGCTCGTTCATCTGTATTCAGGAAGTGATTATCCTGTCTCTTAACTCAGCACCTTGCTTTAGGGCTTCTCATTTTGTGTTTACTCAACCTCTTAAAAGTAACATTTTGCTGCAACTTTGaacctttaaagaaaaagcagGGAAAGGAAAGAACCATCAGGTCAATCAACTTTGTTACTCATTAGTAGTTCAGATATAGAAATGATAAGGCAATAAAATAATAGTTAAGTAGTGCTTACCACCTGCCAAGAACTGTTCTATTATCGTATATGTATAATTGTAAGTGAATATATGTACATAGCCATGTATATcctaaatgaatatattatttatatatctatctcaagtatatatgtatttaattttaagtaatgTATATCTTATGGttcatatatgatatatattaaagatacatacatatcatatatgatatgtatataccttaagtgtatatatatatacacatatatatgtacacaaacacacacacatatttacttAAACCTCTAACAACTTTCCTTTTACATGAGGacaaagaaactgaagcccaaagaggttaagtaactatcCAAGTCATACAGCTATTTATCAATAGATAGAATCCAAGTACACTGGACTCCAGTGTCTTCTTAACAGCATGGCTGTCATGCCTCTATCTACTGACCACAGTGATTTTGAATCTTCTATGGATTTCACCTTACAATCTGTATTTCTCTTGCGCTATGACAAACGCCAAGGGCAGCTGTATAAAAGCTAGATACTAGTAGCAAAGACTCTCTTTCATGTTGCCTTTTTATTCCGTGGAAAATAACAAGGGCACTAATACCAGGTTGCATAACTGACAATCAGCTTAGTTCTAATCCCCAGGTGGGTGATAGTCTATATTCAAGCGGTGCTCTGAAATAGAGTTCTTCATTTGAAGTCAGATGATCTTGCGTATAAGAATAATATATTGAAATGCAAGATTCCTCATATCACAAGCtaggaaaatacatataattattgCTATACATTTAATATAGCACTCAGAATTGGCTTCACTGTAAGAGCTAAACAgcccaaaaattaaaattaaatttttgcaGATATTTGTTGAGTTCAATTAAACACCTCAGAGTCTAAGAAAGTTCTTAAcagaaaaacatgagaaaaaaagtaataaatatggtTTTCACTCCATGTTTAACTTACACAGTGCTGAAATTTCTTACTAGAagtgctttaaattttaaatcaattCTATTTGGGCTTTCAATCTAAAGAGAAATGTTAGGTTTTTCATGTTATCAATGAATATAGACATTCCTATGCTATACAAGGACTCCAACAAGGTTGATAATCCTTTCAATATTTCATACATTTCACTGTActtaactttaatattttattataaatatttgacaTCTTGTGTCAAACACAGCCTAGAAAAATATGACATTCTTTGTTGTTTAAGAAACATCTAATTGGTTAATCCtatccctttaaaaaataataatttctactgTTTTGAAATAGTCTCTGTTGGCATGATAAACCTGGTTCTATTCAAGAAGGATGGTGAGGAAGAATTTTGGTAGACTGCTTTGGTTCTCTCTCCacttccaaaatacacaaaatcaGTATACTTGGAAAGGACGTTATACACATGATACAGACCTGGAGTGATAAATAAGTCATTGTATTGTAATATCTGAAggcattttaataaaatcaatgTTTGCTTATATTAAAAGGCATTAAAAACCCTTtaccttttaaattaattttaaatatactatCTCCAATATACTTTCCAACAGTGCTTAATGGAACTAATATCCTTTACTGAGCAAGAGTTTGAAGAAGCACACTTCCTTCCCTCTATCAAACACATGCCTCAGTTTATGCTGAAGGGAAAGATGGCAGTAAAAGATGGTTCTCTTCTGTtgccagtttgtttttttttccctttctattcttaGACTTGGTACGAGAGGAACCAACAGAAACAACACTTGTCTGTGTGGACCTCTATTCATTAGAACTGacctcttttctaatttttaacacGGAGACATGAAGCTATCACACAGGCAATGAATTCCAGTTGCTAGCAACCCAAATTGTAAATTAACCTGTGATGTGTATAGAGAAATTTTtccttagagattttttttcttaatataaagagaatgaaaatatggagacttttttctttaatttttaacttctcttttcAGAAATGGTCAAACAAATGACCAGACAActcctagagagagagagagagaaagagagagagagggggagagcgAGAGACAGAGAGCCTGGTCTTTGATATACAGAAAAGTTTGATGTTTATCTTAACCTCTTAAAAATTCTGTTAGAATCCACTGTTAGAATGCAAGTCACATGGATCAACTTTcccatttagaagaaaatatatctttACCATAATTAAGAAGAATTAAGGGTTGAAAGAAACCATGAAGATTAATAACATCCAACCTTCCATCCAAGGCTGGAATTTCTTACATCTCTGACAGATGGTTTCTCAACTCAGCTTGGACTTTTCAAGACAGCATTAATTGTGTTTTTCATGCAAAGACTAAATGAGGGGAAAAGTGTTAAAGCTGAGATGAGAAACCCCACTGTCTATTTGTGAAGGAAGAAGGCTTCTCAAAGTTTCCAGGAGCTAATATATACTGGTCAGCCTGCTTGCGTATTGCAATGAAACACTTTTTAAGAcactcctttctctttatttaaaagaaaaaaatcagtatttcattcttttaccatgATACTTATGGTCTACTTatcatatcttttcaaatgatgCTCCATTCACTGAGTCTAAGCAATAGGACTTTGAGAGCTTTGAGTATAATTTAAATTagttcagaaaaacaaacaaacaaacaagtaaaccaaCATTGGCTGCAGGCATAGGAGTAAAAGATTAAATAGTAGGAACCCTGTTTGCGTCATTGGAATCTCAACCTAGTTCAACCCAGGAAAAGCCTTTAGTGGTTGCTCAGGTCCACCTATGGAATATTAGCTGGGGGAGTTTCATGGTAGCTTCCTGGCCAGACCTAAACAGCTTCATCAGGAAAGGAAGTGAGAAGACACAGGTACGACAGAAGCAATTAGCTAACCAGAAACGATGAAGGATGCCATGGATCAACCCTcccattcaaaaaaaaattatacttacgATATTAAGGAGAGAACTAGACCAACTTTTGATGGgtttccaacaaatatttatattaaatacaagatattttattaacatattatttataatccatgcatgatgaaaataaaactagTCTCAAAGGATCTCAGATTTgaaactttaaatatttgaaaataatatggagAGGAACATGCagaaagtttatataattttgattACGCACTAACTTCTAGGaacaaaaactaaattaaatatacGCCCTTGTACATTTCTGAAGGGAAACTATTTCCGTCTTAACCTTTTATTAGAAACaatgaagggaaggaagaaaaaataaatagaagagttCCCCGGAGTACATCAGAACAAGGACTCAGATTCCAAGTACTTAAAAGCAAGAGTTTAACAAAATTTATCATTGTACTTACTTGTAGTGATATTTTcagcaaataaaacagaaacaaaagaataataaaggcagaaataaaagatacattgAAAGGGAGAGTGTTCAATAGCCTTAGAGAGACcttgtgttatttttctttggctaaaataattcacatttataaatattattctaGGTCTTTATACCATGTAAGATTTGAATTACAAAGAAAACTTTATGTTCATGAAATACTGCACAGGCTAAGTTTGGTTGGGTACCAAAATGTACACTTTATTGTATCGATATTTATTTAATGAgatttctgagtttattttttgtgaaatGATGTTATTGAACATGCTATAAAAGTTTTAATAATGTGTCATTGATGTGTCTACCTAATGCACGGGTAAACAGTCTACAACTTATTGAAATCTAAAATCATGGAACTTTAGAGCTTGAGGAGGTAACGAATGTCATGATTCAACTCCCAGCCAAAAGAATAAATTCTTCTAGATTATCTTTGACAGGTGTCCATCCATCCTTTCCTTGATCACTTCTGATAGAAATCTTTGTACTTATTCAGATCCCCAGGCCAACTCATTCCTTTGTTATATACCTTGATAGCTAGAAAAGACCCCATCTGTAACTTTCACTCATTGTCCCAAGTTTTTCATCCATAGATAAACAGAAGACCAAAGGTTTGAAGAAAGTTTCCAAGTGTGTCTTAATTGACTTACTCCAGGCTAAATATCCAAGATCATTCagcaatatataataaaatatacagtggTAGAACTATTGCCTACTTTGATCTAGATGCTTTATTTCTACAAATGTAGAACAAAAGTAAGCATTATGAGCTCTTTTAGCAGCTCTGTCACATCACTGTTTCAGTTGAATTTTCTACATCCCCTAAGTCTGTCTCCTATAGACTCCCATTAAGCCGGTGGTCCTCTTCATGGACCTGTACATTCTGATATAAGTAATTGGCCAGGATCTGCTCTTCACATACTCATTACCGAGTCTGAAAGTGAATTAGAGGGAAATGAAGGCAAATAGAGTGAAGAACAGAAAAGTTGCCGTTGAATTCacccttcatttcttttgttcctactattttctaatttcatctgTTGGGAGCAGGCATATGTCATTCCCTGTGTCTTCTCAACACTTAGCAATGAACTTagcacagagcagatgctcaaagaattttttttggtGAACTCATCTGAATTCTCATGCCAGATATAATTCAATAGTGGAAGCAGGAATTAGGAACGCTGCCAGGTGACAACATGTGACTTCAACAGGACCTTTATTTATGGAACATAAATAAGACCCACGATGTACGTAGAAAAAAGGTAGGAATTGCTTAATCTTCTCATAGTCTTTCATTCTCTGCTGAGCAACTTCTTTTAACAGAACTCAGGTCGTTCTCTAAGAGAGTTTAGCCACATtataggtttgttttttgtttgaatttgtaGGCTATTTAAACTTAACTAccctttaaaacattatttctgaaatatgaatttttaaatatgaactgGTTGGCAGTGCCTGTTTTACTGGGTGACACTCCTCTAAAGAAGGAGTTACTCAGTTTGCAGCTTACTGATGCGTCTTGATTTTCATTACTGTTTTTGCTGACCTTCCGGATTGGGGCAATTTTTGAacagagagatgaaaataaaattcaaacttggTTAAATTTAGAAAACTGCTGCTCGTGGCAGTTTTATTGTCcagcagtaaatatttttgttttattatctatGAATCTGATTCACTTCATGCTGTATTTCCAACCTCATATATTATTGGCAGATTGTGTTAGCATTCTCCCGAGAAACGGAACCAACAGGctgtagatagataggtagatagatagatagatagacagacagacttATTATAAGAATTGGGCTCACACAATTATAGAAGCTGGCAAGTCCTAAGATCTGCCGGGTGGGTCTGCGAGCTGAAGACCCAGAGAGCCAATGATGTAGTTACAATCCAAAGACCAGTGGGctcaagacccaggaagagccGACGTCTCAGTTCAAGCCTGAAGACAGGTAAAAACCAACATCCCAGCTTGAACAGGAGGAATTCCCTGTTATTCAGAGAAGGTCagtctttttattctattcaggccttaAATTGATTGTATGAGGCCTACACGCACTAGGAAGAACACTCCGCATTATCTATTGATTTAAAGACTaaactcatccaaaaacaccctcaccaAAGTACTAAGAATAATGATTGACCCCGTATCTGGGCATCCCGTGGCCCAGCCAAGtcgatacataaaattaaccatcatacagATGAAAGCATTAAAGGAGTAAAAATGAGCATAAGGAAAATTGAGAAGAGTTCGTTCATTCATCTAGCCAACAACTATTTAAATGTGTACTGTgtgttaaaaagtaaataagacaTAAGCAATTCTTCTTTCATCAAGCAGAGGATGAGGAGTTTAAAACAAAAGTGTGTTACAGAAAGATGCTGCTGGAGGAGACCATGGGGCAGCCACCAAGACTGGAGAGCATATTGGGAAGGTTTTAGATGGGGGGCCCAATGTGCTCACAGACCTGTCAAGAGTGAGTGTCAGAGCGCCGAGTAACTCAAAGCCTGTTGTGTCTGGTTGAGGACAGCAACGGAGGGATGAGTGAGACCTGAAGCCAGAGGGGTAGGCAAAAGGCAGGTCTTGAAGTTTATGGGCACATTAAAGTTTGGAGGACCATTTCCTAAGGGTGTTGACAAGTTAATTAGGGCTTTTAAGCAGACAAAGTACTAATCcaacttgcatttttaaaaacaaaactgagggcttctctggtggtgcagtggttgagaatccacctgccaatgcaggggacatgggttcgagccctggtctgggaagatcccacgtgccgcggcgCAGcaaagcccgtgcgtcacaactactgaggctgcgctctggagcctgcgagccacaactactgaagcctgtgcgcctagagcccgtgctccacaacaagagaagccaccacgatgagaagactgcgccccacaacaaagagtaacccctgttcaccacaagtagagaaagcccgcgcgcagcaacgaagacccaacgcagccaaaaataaacaaataaattaatttaaaaaacagaaagacaaaactGAGATCGGAGAGGACAAGATTAGATGTAGTGAAAGACCAGTTATGAGGCTGTTATACAAAAGGTGAAAGATGATGGAGAGCTGGACCAGGATTGTGACAGTGGAGATGGCCTGACATATAGATTTGAGAGATATTTAAGAGTCAGAATAGAGAGTGTGTAGTGATAGGATGGTTGTACAAGTTGAGAGAGAGAAGCATATGCAACTGGCCAAGTGAATGTAGACTCAGAGCCTTGAGGACTtccaaaagaaagtagaaagaggaagcctgcaagagatatgggaataaaTGATCAGATAGGTAGGAGATCCTGAGAACGTGATAGCACCAACaacagaagagaggaaggagagggcgTGTTTGgtatcatctgtaaaattaacGAACAGAAACTGCAATTAAATAGAGATGGGAGCTTCCACACCCCGCAACGAGAGCAGAGCTCagtgggaagaagaaagactccacTTCCTTCcgggcaaggactcagccaatgaaaagccatggactctttgtttactctggccttcccaacttccttttcccctctatgaAATCTCCTCCTTCCCTTGCCTTGTGGGAACTTGCATGTGGcttgccatggttgcagaccctgaattgtGATTCTGTGCTGATCctgaaaaaaatccatctttgctggagaaatatctggcagtctatttgttttaggtcaacacatCAAGTTCGTCCTAAAATtaaggtaaatttaagaacagaGTTAATGACTACTGTATTTCAAGATATTCAGGAAGGGGGAGTATAGGCACAGAAGGGAGGATGCTGTCAATAGATTAAGCTATTTGTTTTCTAAGCATGACAAGTGTctgttcatttaattctcacagcaacctgATGAGGTAGgttattattatctctgtttttacATATGCTATTACTGCCACCATCTTGCCCAAGGCTACAAGTAATAGAGCCAAGATTTGGACTCAGGCAGTCTGGATCCCAAGCTGCATTCTCTAAACACCTACACAGACAGgtggaggaaaagggaaagtaTAGAGAGGGAGAAATTCCTGGGATTGGCACTGTACTGGATTTTCATGCTGTCTAACATATGCAATCCAATAAAGAACTCAGAGAAAGTCTGAAGTCAGCTCTGCTCAAAGagaatttaaatttgtatgtaatgactaacttttattttttgattcaatcatttattcattcagtaaagatttattgag
The genomic region above belongs to Lagenorhynchus albirostris chromosome 8, mLagAlb1.1, whole genome shotgun sequence and contains:
- the TMEM229A gene encoding transmembrane protein 229A, which translates into the protein MAGRDADDEGPTRRGGAARLSGAPGGRGGEAAVSRPEPLSTAEAPAEGAALPAWMRLYFYGMHGITLDVLLSAARRFVRSPDLRMLGFSSPYHCLLHSLTHFALEKVYLQQRRCPSAFVFNFLLYPSAHVGLQTLAGALLSQGGGPGGAAAPGALDLALQYVLALYHCQVFLKRFLRLRYQPRQQQQQQLLRGAPPAPAGARVPAAAGGRRRRPRGPRGAGGAPSQGLPDLLRFLFFGMHGFLDEIFFTFFFNLLGQGDGTSSGHTSLWSFFMYGSCSFVVEKLYFHLHYSRGWGTWKRVPFYVIFIYAWELSWGLGLRTWGACSWDYSHYPLNFMGLITLMYLPGWIFLSVYQDLLSNVLWQVQYVPTN